From Schistocerca americana isolate TAMUIC-IGC-003095 chromosome 9, iqSchAmer2.1, whole genome shotgun sequence, the proteins below share one genomic window:
- the LOC124550731 gene encoding uncharacterized protein LOC124550731: protein MPTLQDIVTAMASGHGGSAALEYNKGPHSTGEGDRYEERLLALVFLRCVRYGLHFQLCANNGDAGKFDDVVLVWRPEGQNEVNTLLVQLKHKTSSTAMTVHSGAWLSKATKCDFGLRMYCTSYREISQTLDTNRATFALLTNACLGDSSLDILERQYEGTFPGLELLETGGHLYKLKPNSEQVWKAVHEDISFVENFYLLCQQSSSNNIVGDICRELEELLGAGDLCETLCDSLCKSIRDWMNNQSACLTSAWSTWQALVDEYRG, encoded by the exons GTCTGCTGCTCTGGAATACAATAAAGGACCACACTCTACAGGAGAGGGGGACCGGTACGAGGAGCGCCTGCTGGCCCTGGTCTTCCTCCGCTGCGTGCGGTATGGGCTACACTTTCAGTTGTGTGCCAACAATGGCGATGCTGGGAAGTTCGATGACGTGGTGTTGGTATGGCGACCTGAGGGACAAAATGAGGTGAACACCCTGCTCGTCCAGCTCAAGCACAAGACCTCCTCGACGGCCATGACCGTACACAGTGGCGCGTGGCTGTCAAAGGCCACGAAATGCGACTTCGGGCTCAGGATGTACTGCACCTCTTACAGAGAAATTAGCCAGACACTGGATACGAACAGAGCCACATTCGCCCTGTTGACGAACGCCTGTCTGGGCGACAGTAGCCTCGACATACTTGAGCGCCAGTATGAGGGCACCTTCCCAGGTCTGGAGCTGCTAGAGACTGGTGGCCACCTGTACAAGCTCAAACCGAACAGCGAACAGGTTTGGAAGGCAGTCCATGAGGACATCAGCTTTGTGGAGAATTTCTACCTGCTGTGCCAGCAGAGCAGTTCTAATAACATTGTAGGCGACATTTGCAGGGAGCTGGAAGAATTGCTGGGCGCCGGTGACCTATGCGAAACCTTGTGTGACAGCTTGTGCAAGAGCATCAGGGACTGGATGAACAACCAGAGCGCGTGTTTGACGAGTGCTTGGAGCACATGGCAGGCACTCGTGGACGAATAC CGTGGTTGA